In Deltaproteobacteria bacterium, the sequence GGTTTTTGTCGATGGAGTTTTAAAAAATGACGGCTCACCCACCATGATTTTTTGACTTCTTCCAGACAAAACCGGCTCCAGTCGGGGCGGAGGATTTTGGGAAGTGGGGGACATTGATCCATTCCGATAAATTCCAGTTGGGGTAGGGCCATCTTAAGATGTTGGCTATAAACCGGACCGCCTTTTTTGTTTGATTCAAAACGATGTAGCAGAGCAATGCGCGCTGTCATGGTTTGGGTCTTCATGACAAAAGCCCCCGATAAATTTGCATCACTCTTTGCGCGTAGATTTTATGGTGATACTGTGTTTCCGCCAGTTCACGTCCGTTTTTGGCGAGCGTTCCGGCCAAAAACGGATGATTCCACAATTTCTCGATTGTTTTTGCAAATGAGGGCCAATCATTTTCAATCCAGATATTTTTTTCGTGGGTGGCGCAAAGTCCTTCGGCGCCTTTGCTTGTGGAAAGGACGGGTCGTTGCATGGCGAAAGCTTCGAGAATTTTCCAGCGTGTGCCGGAGCCAAACCGGAGTGGAACAATGAAGATGCGGCAATTTGTTACATGGGGTTTGATATCTTTTACATGTCCCAAGAAATGCACGTTGGAGGGATGGGGACCCGGATACACCCCGCTACCCAAAATTTGAAAAGGGATGTGGGGCAGACGCGGAGCCAATTCTTCACAAATAATTTTTGCCGCGTCGCGGTTGGCGCTGTAAGACAGGGAACCCATAAACAGAACCGACTCGCCCTGTATCTGTGAGGGCGTGTAAGAGGTGACGTCGAGAGAATTGGGGATGATGGTGATTTTCTCGCCCAGTCCCGGCAACTCTTTTAAAATTTCCTCCCGATCAACAGAGGAACAGACAAAAATATGATCGGATTCTTTTAACGCCTTTTTTTCATAGGTTTTCGCCCGCCAGTGCAACCACGGGATCATTGGAAATTGGAAGGGAATCTTTTTTACACCGGGACCGTGAGGCAGATCATATTTCAAAAGGTTCCAATTGACATCATGTTCCACAAGGATTGTCGGAGTATTGGGAAAAAGTTTTTTGAGTCCGAAAAAGTAGGGAGTGTGAATTTGAATGATATCCGGTTTTGGGAGTGGCGGCGCTCCAGAAAAATCGGTTTTATAATAGGTCCAGAGTTTTGTGACTTTGGATGTCCAATCATCCCCAAATTCCCGATAATAAAAATGGGGAGTGAGGTAGGGATTTTTTTGTTGGTAAGTGGAAAAATAGGAAACGTGAGCCTCGTCCTTGATCATCTGAATCCAGTTGAAAACCCGGAGCGCCAGTCCACTGCTATTGGGAGAACAGGCAGGAGCGATCACTAATACATTCATGCCACGTTCTTAACCGGATTTTTAACACCTTGGCAAATTGAGAATGTCTATTTTGCTTCAGAAACCAATTCTTCGTTTTGGTGGCAAAGGTGGTGGAGTCATCAACTCTCGTATGGCATCAAATACAGCTTTAAATTGCCTATCATATTTTTTTTCCAACTGTTCCAGTTTTTGGGCGAGATCTTTGTGGGTTGCCATCATTTCACGCAGACGAACAAATGCACGCATGATTTCAATATTCACCAAAACGGCCTGTCTGCTTCTCAAAATGCTGGAAAGCAT encodes:
- a CDS encoding glycosyltransferase family 4 protein; amino-acid sequence: MNVLVIAPACSPNSSGLALRVFNWIQMIKDEAHVSYFSTYQQKNPYLTPHFYYREFGDDWTSKVTKLWTYYKTDFSGAPPLPKPDIIQIHTPYFFGLKKLFPNTPTILVEHDVNWNLLKYDLPHGPGVKKIPFQFPMIPWLHWRAKTYEKKALKESDHIFVCSSVDREEILKELPGLGEKITIIPNSLDVTSYTPSQIQGESVLFMGSLSYSANRDAAKIICEELAPRLPHIPFQILGSGVYPGPHPSNVHFLGHVKDIKPHVTNCRIFIVPLRFGSGTRWKILEAFAMQRPVLSTSKGAEGLCATHEKNIWIENDWPSFAKTIEKLWNHPFLAGTLAKNGRELAETQYHHKIYAQRVMQIYRGLLS